One Tolypothrix bouteillei VB521301 DNA window includes the following coding sequences:
- the secY gene encoding preprotein translocase subunit SecY, translated as MLGREKAPTAQETFMQMAQAAGLRGRLLVTLGILLLIRLGIHLPIPGINRQEFAQALQGNNQILSFLDIFSGGGLSALGVFALGILPYINASIIIQLLTAAIPALENLQKNEGEAGRRKISQVTRYVSLVWAIIQSSFLAAFWLKPFAQNYGPIFVIETALALTAGSMFVMWASELITERGVGNGASLLIFVNIVATLPKALGDTIDFVQTGGREIAGRVIVLLLLFLATIVGIVFVQEGIRRIPIISARRQVGRKLFAEQRSYLPLRLNQGGVMPIIFAAAILSLPLLVQNFINNPQYSRIVNTYLVPGASGSWVYALVYLVSIVFFSYFYSSLILNPVDVAQNLKKMGSSVPGIRPGKATSEYIERVVNRLTFLGAIFLGLVAIIPTAVESALGVPTFRGLGATSLLILVGVAIDTSKQIQTYVISQRYEGMVKQ; from the coding sequence ATGCTCGGTCGAGAAAAAGCCCCAACGGCTCAAGAAACTTTTATGCAGATGGCACAAGCGGCAGGGCTGAGAGGTCGGCTGCTTGTCACGCTGGGTATTCTATTGTTGATTCGCTTGGGTATACATTTGCCCATTCCAGGAATTAACAGACAAGAATTTGCCCAAGCCCTTCAAGGTAATAACCAGATATTAAGCTTTTTGGATATCTTTTCCGGAGGCGGACTTTCAGCTTTGGGAGTCTTTGCCTTAGGTATTTTGCCATACATCAATGCTTCGATTATTATCCAATTGCTCACTGCTGCCATTCCTGCTTTAGAAAACTTACAGAAAAATGAAGGTGAAGCAGGACGGCGCAAGATTTCTCAAGTGACTCGATACGTGTCTCTTGTTTGGGCAATTATTCAAAGTTCTTTTTTAGCGGCTTTCTGGCTCAAACCTTTTGCCCAAAACTACGGACCCATTTTTGTTATTGAGACAGCTCTCGCCCTCACAGCAGGTTCTATGTTTGTTATGTGGGCGTCAGAACTGATAACAGAACGGGGCGTGGGAAATGGCGCATCTTTGTTGATTTTTGTCAACATTGTGGCAACACTGCCAAAAGCTTTAGGTGATACTATCGATTTTGTGCAAACTGGCGGTCGGGAAATCGCTGGTCGTGTTATTGTGTTGCTGCTGCTTTTTCTAGCCACAATTGTTGGTATTGTCTTCGTACAAGAAGGAATCCGCCGCATCCCAATTATTTCCGCACGCCGTCAAGTTGGTCGGAAACTTTTTGCAGAACAGCGCAGCTATCTACCCCTACGTCTCAATCAAGGGGGCGTGATGCCAATCATTTTTGCTGCTGCTATTTTGAGTTTGCCACTGTTGGTTCAAAATTTCATTAATAATCCACAATATTCAAGGATTGTTAACACTTATCTTGTTCCTGGTGCTTCCGGATCTTGGGTTTACGCTCTTGTTTACCTCGTTTCTATCGTGTTCTTTAGCTATTTCTATTCTTCGCTGATTCTTAATCCGGTAGATGTAGCACAGAATTTGAAAAAAATGGGTTCTAGCGTCCCCGGTATTCGTCCGGGTAAGGCAACAAGTGAGTACATCGAACGAGTGGTCAATCGGCTAACTTTTTTGGGAGCAATCTTCTTAGGCTTAGTTGCAATTATCCCTACTGCCGTTGAAAGTGCTTTGGGTGTCCCGACTTTTAGAGGCTTGGGTGCTACCTCTTTACTGATTCTAGTAGGTGTAGCAATTGATACGTCTAAGCAAATCCAAACCTACGTTATTTCTCAGCGCTATGAAGGAATGGTGAAACAATAG
- the rplR gene encoding 50S ribosomal protein L18 codes for MKSTRRESRERRQRRIRGKVNGTPERPRLAIFRSHQHIYVQVIDDTQHHTLVAASTVEPELKSKLSSGGNCNASTEVGKLIASRSLSKGITKVVFDRGGNLYHGRVKALAEAAREAGLDF; via the coding sequence ATGAAGAGTACTCGCAGAGAATCAAGAGAACGTCGCCAAAGACGCATTCGCGGTAAAGTCAATGGAACTCCCGAACGTCCGAGGTTAGCTATATTTCGCTCTCACCAACATATTTATGTTCAGGTGATTGACGACACACAACATCATACTTTGGTAGCAGCATCAACTGTAGAACCAGAATTGAAATCTAAATTGTCTTCGGGTGGAAACTGCAACGCTTCCACAGAAGTAGGGAAGTTAATTGCATCTCGTTCTTTGTCCAAAGGAATAACCAAAGTTGTCTTTGACCGTGGAGGAAACCTTTATCACGGACGCGTTAAAGCTCTTGCTGAAGCAGCCCGTGAAGCTGGTTTGGATTTTTAA
- the rplN gene encoding 50S ribosomal protein L14, with translation MIQTQTYLNVADNSGARKLMCIRVLGAGNCRYGFVGDKIIAVVKDAIPNMAVKKSDVVEAVIVRTRHSIRRDSGMSIRFDDNAAVIINKDGNPKGTRVFGPVARELRDKNFTKIVSLAPEVL, from the coding sequence GTGATTCAAACCCAGACTTACCTCAATGTCGCAGACAACAGCGGTGCTCGCAAATTGATGTGCATCCGCGTTTTAGGTGCGGGTAACTGCCGTTATGGCTTTGTGGGCGATAAAATTATTGCTGTTGTTAAAGACGCAATTCCCAACATGGCTGTCAAAAAGTCTGACGTTGTAGAAGCAGTGATTGTTCGCACTCGCCACAGCATACGTAGAGACAGTGGGATGAGCATTCGCTTTGACGACAACGCCGCAGTTATTATTAACAAAGACGGTAACCCCAAAGGAACTCGCGTCTTTGGTCCCGTAGCGCGGGAACTTCGTGACAAAAACTTTACCAAAATCGTTTCTTTGGCTCCGGAGGTGCTGTAA
- the rplX gene encoding 50S ribosomal protein L24 has translation MATKKKEKPKFYKMHVKTGDTVQVIAGKDKGKVGEIIKALPQESKVIVKGVNIKTKHVKPQQEGESGRIVNQEYPIHSSNVMLYSTKQNVASRVCYTFTAEGKKVRMLKKTGEIIDQ, from the coding sequence ATGGCAACCAAAAAGAAGGAAAAGCCCAAATTCTATAAAATGCATGTCAAAACCGGAGACACCGTACAGGTGATAGCCGGAAAAGACAAGGGCAAAGTGGGTGAAATTATCAAAGCACTCCCCCAAGAAAGCAAAGTCATCGTCAAAGGTGTCAACATTAAGACAAAGCACGTTAAACCACAGCAGGAAGGCGAATCCGGTCGCATTGTCAACCAGGAATACCCCATCCACAGTTCTAACGTCATGCTTTATTCCACCAAGCAAAACGTCGCCAGTCGTGTTTGCTACACTTTCACTGCTGAAGGCAAGAAAGTTAGAATGCTAAAGAAAACTGGTGAAATCATCGATCAATAA
- the rpmC gene encoding 50S ribosomal protein L29 → MALPKISEARELTDEQLVQEIIAVKKQLFQLRLQKATRQLEKPHQFRHARHRLAQLLTVEHERKRASVSQAKSEAE, encoded by the coding sequence ATGGCTCTTCCTAAAATATCAGAAGCAAGAGAATTAACTGACGAACAATTGGTTCAAGAAATTATCGCAGTTAAAAAACAACTGTTTCAACTGCGCTTGCAAAAAGCTACCAGACAGTTGGAAAAACCCCACCAATTCAGACACGCCCGACACCGCCTAGCTCAATTACTTACAGTAGAACACGAGCGCAAGCGGGCTTCTGTCAGTCAAGCAAAGAGTGAAGCAGAGTAG
- the rplE gene encoding 50S ribosomal protein L5: MAVPRLKTVYQETIVPKLMKQFEYTNIHQVPKLIKVTVNRGLGEASQNAKALEASLSEIALITGQKPVVTRAKKAIAGFKIRQGMPVGIMVTLRGERMYAFLDRLINLTLPRIRDFRGISPKSFDGRGNYTLGVREQLIFPEVEYDSIDQIRGMDISIITTAKNDEEGRALLKEMGMPFREQ; this comes from the coding sequence ATGGCAGTACCAAGACTGAAAACTGTATACCAAGAGACTATAGTCCCCAAACTGATGAAGCAGTTTGAATACACAAACATTCATCAAGTACCAAAGTTGATTAAAGTGACTGTCAACCGAGGTTTAGGGGAAGCATCTCAAAATGCTAAAGCATTAGAAGCGTCGTTAAGCGAAATTGCACTCATTACCGGACAAAAACCTGTAGTGACCCGAGCTAAAAAAGCGATCGCAGGCTTCAAAATTCGTCAAGGTATGCCTGTAGGCATTATGGTCACCCTTAGAGGCGAACGGATGTACGCCTTCCTTGACCGTTTGATCAACCTGACACTACCAAGAATTCGTGACTTTCGCGGTATTAGCCCTAAAAGCTTTGATGGTCGGGGTAATTACACTTTAGGTGTTAGAGAGCAATTGATATTTCCGGAAGTGGAGTACGACAGCATCGATCAAATTCGTGGTATGGACATTTCCATCATTACCACAGCAAAAAATGATGAAGAAGGTCGAGCTTTACTAAAAGAAATGGGAATGCCTTTTCGCGAGCAATAA
- the rpsE gene encoding 30S ribosomal protein S5 → MATNRRKTNRAKKEETNWQERVIQIRRVSKVVKGGKKLSFRAIVVVGNERGQVGVGVGKASDVIGAVKKGVADGKKHLIDIPITKSNSIPHPINGTGGGAQVIMRPAAPGTGVIAGGAVRTVLELAGVRNVLAKQLGSNNPLNNARAAVNALSTLRTFAEVAEDRGIPVENLYIS, encoded by the coding sequence ATGGCAACAAATCGTCGTAAAACCAACCGGGCAAAGAAGGAAGAAACTAACTGGCAAGAGCGAGTGATCCAGATCCGACGCGTGAGCAAGGTCGTTAAAGGAGGTAAAAAACTGAGCTTCCGAGCGATCGTTGTTGTAGGTAACGAACGCGGTCAAGTCGGTGTGGGAGTCGGCAAAGCGTCAGACGTTATTGGTGCTGTGAAAAAAGGTGTCGCTGACGGCAAAAAACACCTGATTGATATCCCCATCACCAAATCCAATTCCATCCCTCACCCCATCAATGGAACCGGTGGTGGCGCACAAGTGATCATGCGTCCTGCAGCACCAGGTACTGGTGTAATTGCAGGTGGTGCAGTTCGGACAGTGTTGGAATTGGCAGGCGTTCGTAACGTTCTAGCAAAACAACTTGGTTCTAACAACCCTCTAAATAACGCCAGAGCGGCTGTCAACGCTCTATCTACCCTGCGTACTTTTGCAGAAGTTGCTGAAGACCGAGGCATCCCTGTTGAAAATTTATACATTTCATAG
- the rplP gene encoding 50S ribosomal protein L16, with the protein MLSPRRTKFRKQQRGRMTGQATRGSSLNFGDFALQALEPAWITSRQIEASRRAMTRYIRRGGKIWIRIFPDKPVTMRPAETRMGSGKGSPEFWVAVVKPGRILFEIAGVSEEIAREAMRLAAYKLPIKTKFIKRSEEEQQQQV; encoded by the coding sequence ATGTTAAGTCCAAGAAGAACTAAATTCCGCAAACAACAACGCGGGCGGATGACCGGACAAGCAACTCGCGGAAGTAGCCTTAACTTCGGTGATTTTGCGCTCCAAGCTTTAGAACCCGCTTGGATTACCTCCCGGCAAATCGAAGCTTCTCGTCGAGCAATGACTCGTTACATCCGTAGGGGCGGTAAAATTTGGATTCGGATTTTCCCCGATAAACCCGTTACCATGCGTCCGGCAGAAACACGTATGGGTTCCGGTAAAGGTTCTCCAGAGTTTTGGGTAGCTGTCGTAAAACCAGGCAGAATTTTATTTGAAATTGCTGGTGTATCAGAAGAAATTGCTCGTGAAGCAATGAGACTGGCGGCTTATAAGTTGCCCATTAAAACTAAATTCATCAAACGCTCTGAAGAAGAGCAACAGCAGCAGGTGTAA
- the rpsQ gene encoding 30S ribosomal protein S17, translating to MAVKERVGLVVSDKMQKTVVVAVENRSPHPKYGKIVVKTRRYKAHDEENKCKIGDRVRIQETRPLSKTKRWTVTEILTTKNAELTK from the coding sequence ATGGCAGTAAAAGAACGAGTGGGCTTGGTTGTGAGCGACAAAATGCAAAAAACGGTTGTCGTCGCCGTAGAAAACCGCTCTCCCCACCCCAAATACGGCAAAATTGTCGTTAAAACCAGACGGTACAAAGCACACGACGAAGAAAATAAGTGCAAAATAGGCGATCGCGTTCGGATTCAGGAAACTAGACCCCTCAGTAAAACTAAGCGCTGGACAGTCACTGAAATCCTAACCACCAAGAACGCTGAGTTAACTAAATAG
- a CDS encoding adenylate kinase: MTRLIFLGPPGAGKGTQAKTLAQECDLPHISTGDILRQAVQDQTPLGVKAQSYLDKGDLVPDKLIEDLIEERLAQPDTQSGWILDGFPRTVNQAVFLEQLLQKHQQGGERAINLEVPDEIVISRLLERGRKDDTAEVIRHRLDVYRSETSPLIDFYSDRNILLSVNGNQSPEEVTAELKKIVVS; this comes from the coding sequence GTGACGCGATTAATCTTCTTGGGACCGCCAGGGGCAGGAAAAGGAACTCAAGCGAAAACTTTAGCTCAGGAGTGCGATCTTCCCCATATTTCTACGGGTGATATATTACGTCAAGCAGTTCAAGACCAAACTCCTTTGGGTGTAAAAGCTCAAAGTTATCTCGATAAGGGGGATTTAGTTCCCGATAAACTTATTGAGGATTTGATTGAGGAACGTCTCGCTCAGCCTGATACTCAGTCAGGTTGGATTCTTGATGGCTTTCCCCGTACTGTTAATCAAGCTGTTTTCTTGGAGCAATTGCTGCAAAAACACCAGCAAGGAGGAGAAAGAGCAATCAATCTCGAAGTCCCAGATGAAATTGTGATTTCTCGATTGCTAGAACGGGGCAGAAAAGATGACACCGCAGAAGTGATACGTCATCGTTTGGATGTTTACCGTTCCGAAACGTCTCCTCTAATTGATTTTTACAGCGATCGCAATATCCTGCTTTCAGTCAATGGCAATCAGTCTCCAGAAGAAGTCACCGCTGAGTTGAAAAAAATCGTTGTTTCGTAA
- the rpsH gene encoding 30S ribosomal protein S8: MAVNDTIADMLTRIRNANMARHQTTHVPSTKMTRSIAKVLREEGFISDFEEVGEGVKRELTISLKYKGKNRQPLITSLKRVSKPGLRVYSNKKELPRVLGGIGIAIISTSSGIMTDREARRQNLGGEVLCYVW; the protein is encoded by the coding sequence ATGGCGGTAAACGACACAATTGCAGATATGCTGACGCGCATTCGCAATGCCAACATGGCGCGGCATCAAACAACTCACGTGCCATCCACAAAGATGACTCGCAGCATTGCAAAAGTGCTGCGTGAAGAAGGTTTTATTTCTGATTTTGAAGAAGTGGGAGAAGGCGTTAAGCGCGAACTCACAATCTCCTTAAAATACAAGGGTAAAAATCGCCAACCCCTAATTACTTCCTTAAAGCGGGTGAGCAAACCAGGTTTGCGAGTTTACTCCAATAAAAAAGAGCTACCAAGAGTACTCGGCGGTATTGGCATTGCTATTATTTCCACATCTAGCGGTATTATGACGGACCGGGAAGCACGGCGTCAAAACTTAGGTGGAGAAGTACTTTGCTATGTATGGTAG
- the rplO gene encoding 50S ribosomal protein L15 yields MRLNDVRPQKGSKKRGRRLGRGVAAGQGASAGKGMRGQNARSGRSTRPGFEGGQQPLYRRIPKLKGFPLVNRKIYTTINVEKLAVLPPNSEVTLESLKEAGILTASKGSLKILGNGELGIPLTVKAAAFTGTARTKIEAAGGSCEVI; encoded by the coding sequence ATGAGACTAAATGATGTTCGTCCCCAAAAGGGATCTAAAAAACGCGGTCGCCGTTTGGGTAGAGGTGTTGCTGCAGGTCAAGGCGCAAGCGCTGGTAAAGGTATGCGCGGTCAAAACGCACGTTCCGGACGCAGCACTCGACCTGGTTTTGAAGGTGGTCAGCAGCCATTATACCGCCGTATTCCGAAATTGAAGGGGTTTCCCCTCGTTAATCGTAAAATTTACACTACGATTAATGTAGAAAAGCTTGCTGTTCTACCCCCAAACTCAGAAGTCACACTGGAATCTCTGAAAGAAGCAGGTATTCTAACTGCCTCTAAAGGTTCCTTAAAAATTCTGGGAAATGGGGAGTTGGGCATTCCACTCACAGTCAAAGCAGCAGCGTTTACAGGTACAGCACGTACCAAAATTGAGGCAGCAGGTGGAAGTTGCGAAGTGATCTGA
- the rplF gene encoding 50S ribosomal protein L6, with product MSRIGKRPIKIPAKVEVTVNGTKVVVKGPKGELSRELPTQVSLSQEGEVLQVNRRDDSRVSRQMHGLSRTLVSNMVEGVSQGFQRRLEIQGVGYRAAVQGRTLVLNMGYSHQVQIAPPEGIQFAVENNTNVIVSGYDKEVVGNIAAKIRDVRPPEPYKGKGIRYAGEAVRRKAGKTGKGKK from the coding sequence ATGTCTCGAATTGGTAAACGACCAATTAAAATTCCTGCAAAAGTAGAAGTGACTGTTAATGGCACAAAGGTAGTTGTTAAAGGACCAAAAGGGGAACTTTCTCGCGAATTACCTACCCAAGTGTCCCTTTCCCAAGAGGGAGAAGTACTGCAGGTGAATCGTCGGGATGATTCCCGCGTATCTCGCCAAATGCACGGTTTATCCCGTACTTTGGTTTCCAACATGGTTGAGGGAGTTTCTCAAGGTTTTCAACGCCGTTTGGAAATTCAAGGGGTTGGTTATCGAGCAGCCGTTCAAGGTCGTACCTTAGTTTTGAACATGGGCTACAGCCATCAGGTACAAATTGCTCCCCCAGAAGGAATACAGTTTGCTGTTGAGAACAACACCAACGTTATTGTCAGTGGTTATGACAAAGAAGTGGTAGGCAACATTGCAGCTAAAATTCGCGATGTTCGTCCACCAGAACCTTATAAAGGTAAGGGTATTCGTTATGCCGGCGAAGCCGTCAGACGTAAAGCTGGTAAGACTGGTAAGGGTAAGAAGTAA